The Brassica oleracea var. oleracea cultivar TO1000 chromosome C6, BOL, whole genome shotgun sequence genomic interval NNNNNNNNNNNNNNNNNNNNNNNNNNNNNNNNNNNNNNNNNNNNNNNNNNNNNNNNNNNNNNNNNNNNNNNNNNNNNNNNNNNNNNNNNNNNNNNNNNNNNNNNNNNNNNNNNNNNNNNNNNNNNNNNNNNNNNNNNNNNNNNNNNNNNNNNNNNNNNNNNNNNNNNNNNNNNNNNNNNNNNNNNNNNNNNNNNNNNNNNNNNNNNNNNNNNNNNNNNNNNNNNNNNNNNNNNNNNNNNNNNNNNNNNNNNNNNNNNNNNNNNNNNNNNNNNNNNNNNNNNNNNNNNNNNNNNNNNNNNNNNNNNNNNNNNNNNNNNNNNNNNNNNNNNNNNNNNNNNNNNNNNNNNNNNNNNNNNNNNNNNNNNNNNNNNNNNNNNNNNNNNNNNNNNNNNNNNNNNNNNNNNNNNNNNNNNNNNNNNNNNNNNNNNNNNNNNNNNNNNNNNNNNNNNNNNNNNNNNNNNNNNNNNNNNNNNNNNNNNNNNNNNNNNNNNNNNNNNNNNNNNNNNNNNNNNNNNNNNNNNNNNNNNNNNNNNNNNNNNNNNNNNNNNNNNNNNNNNNNNNNNNNNNNNNNNNNNNNNNNNNNNNNNNNNNNNNNNNNNNNNNNNNNNNNNNNNNNNNNNNNNNNNNNNNNNNNNNNNNNNNNNNNNNNNNNNNNNNNNNNNNNNNNNNNNNNNNNNNNNNNNNNNNNNNNNNNNNNNNNNNNNNNNNNNNNNNNNNNNNNNNNNNNNNNNNNNNNNNNNNNNNNNNNNNNNNNNNNNNNNNNNNNNNNNNNNNNNNNNNNNNNNNNNNNNNNNNNNNNNNNNNNNNNNNNNNNNNNNNNNNNNNNNNNNNNNNNNNNNNNNNNNNNNNNNNNNNNNNNNNNNNNNNNNNNNNNNNNNNNNNNNNNNNNNNNNNNNNNNNNNNNNNNNNCATGCAAGGAGACACCATGTCCTCCACATGTCTGGCCGCATGGCCCGATCGCATGCATCGCTACACCTCGTGCTTGGCTGATCCACCTCGTGCTCCACATGTCTTCTTGCATGAACAGGTTGCATGTACTGCAGCACCTCATGCTTCCCTTGACACACACACTATCAAGAGCCTGCCACCACGTCCTGAACACATACGCATCAAGCCACCTCAAGCTTCTCGGTCCATTCGATCGATTTCGGCCTTTCCGGTGAATTTTCGTCCCGCGATCAACCCCAAATATTTTTCTACGGCCGTTCTGATGCTCTGAGTATTTTTAATAAACTCCAAATGAATTCTGACTTGTTGGAAAATATTTTCCGAGCTTCCGGCTTCTTCGAAAATATCCATAATACCGAAATTTAGGGTTTTTTCGCCCAATTTCCGGTCTTTCTGTTGTGCTTCCAAAAGTGTCATGCTTTAAACGTCCTTTGAATCAATCTACCACATTGTCAAACCATTTCATAGTGGAATACTTGACTCATGGTTCAGACAAAAACAATCTGATCGTCCGCGAGTCGACCACCCAAAAGATACTCGACCTTTTTTTTTATTTTTTATGGGTTTCTACATTCCTTGTCACTTGTTTCACTGTGACCTTTCTCATCTTCAACATCCTTTTCATTTTTATTTTCTTTCTCAACATGGTCATTTCTATGCTCCTCCTCCACCTGAACATCAGTCTCATCAACACCCTCATGAATAGATACTCTAGCCAAGGTTCCACAAGCTTTCATAACGCTAGGATCAGAGCTGATCACAGGGCTCCTAGTATTCCAACTCTGAACTACTTTATCAACAGAACAGCAATGGATATCCTTGGGCAACGGATCTCTTAGACTCAAATAAGAAACCAGGTCGAGATACCAATGTGGTTCCTCTGCGCGATCCATTAGTTTTGCACCTGTATGTACATACACACATTTACATGAAATATTTGAAAATACAAACAACCCAAACCGTATCTATCCTTTGTCGCTTTGGTCGTGTTGTAGAGAGAAAAGCACAATTCTGTTTTGGCCAACTCCATCCCAGCAAGAATCCTGCATAAACAAAAAGGAAACGTGAAGTTAGTTTCTTGTTTTGTTATGTCGGTCAAAGACGAACCAAGACAACAAGGAATAAGAAAGTTAAGAGGTTGATGATGTTGTAAATAGAGGAGGTGGTCATGGCTTTAGAATCATCCGCAACAAAGATACGAGAGCGAGGCAAATAGAGAGAGATCAAGAGAATCAATAGTTAAGGTTTTGGTTCTAAAGAGAAGCTTGTGATTTCTATTTTGTTCTTGTACGGTTACTCATTAATAGTGAATAAAGAGGAAGAGCTTTTGATATTGATTTCAATCTAAGTTTAAAGCACTAGGCAAAGGTTTAAATCCTAACAAGTGGTATCAGAGCCAGGTTGACGAGAAATCTGCAAGAAGACCAAAATACCCTTCGAGTAGGAACGGGACCCATCGAGTTAGGATTGAGAGGTGTGTGTGGTAGAGATCAAGTCAAAAGATCTTGGAAGTTAGTTGTGGGACACGAGATGAATTTGATCCTTAGTTTGAGGGAGAGAATGTGAGATAACAAACTAAGTCCCACATTGGAGAATTAGACAAGGAATGTCTAATATATAAAGAGAAGTCCAACTCTAATAGTACGAGGCATTTTGGGAAGGAAACCAAATGTAAATCCATGCGTGCCAGCCACTAAGGCCCAAAGTGGACAATATCGTACTAATTGGATAATACAGAATTGGACATGGGCTCACACAGTTCCAACACGTGTGAACATGACCTATAGATTAAAACTCCAAAAGGGTTTTCTTTCCTAATTAACCTGAACAATAAAAAGCACAACTTATCACACTTACTTTCTATAACTTGTTCATAGACATATTCTGAGCGATTGAAATCAATAGCGTAACGCTTAAAGCTAAGGATATGAGCGGTGGAACCGTTGGTCTCAACTAATCTCCGAAGAGGCACTCGTCGCGAAACGGCCATCTCTCGAACAAAACTCAGAGCTGAGTCTGAACTAAGAGGAGACAAAGGGAGTGAGATTTCTCTGTCCAAGTACGGCAAATCGATCGGAGGCTGGCAAGAACACCAAAGCCCAAAGGAGATGTGCCAGAAGTGTGTTTGCAGAGCTCTGTTCACGAAGCGGCGGAACCTCAACGAATCTGCAACCAGAGTTTCGAAATCGCGATCGAAGCTTCGAAGACAAGGCTTTGGAACGTAGCGTGATTCCATTAGGTCGAAGAAGGAAACGAGAGGAAACGAGGATTCCAAACGGTTCGGATGGATCAAGGATCCGACCCGGAATCCATGAATCTGAAGGGTTTAATCTCACCCACACTAGCTCTCCTTTCTTCCACATTCTTCTCGGTAAGAAATTAGGGTTCCTTAAGGGTTTCTCTCTGAAGATGATGATTATTCTCTCTCTGTGATAAGGAGAGCTCTGAATTGCTGATTTGGAATTTAGAAAGTTTTTCTTTTTTTTTTGGTCAAAATAATTTAGAAGTTATTTGGCGCTAATTTAGAGTTTAGAATTTTTGTTAACGTTCCAACTTCCTCCTATGATTATCGCCTCGAACAGTTGAACTATACTTTTATTTTATTTTTTGCCAAAATTGTTTGTTAAAAACGAGAGCCTAAGAGCGATATCCCTGAAACCCACTTAAGGGTTTCTTAAAAAAAAAAAAATTTGTCTGATTAAAAAAAAAATTAAAAAGCGCACCAATCGGAGACCGTCACGTGTCGGTGGAGCTCGCGACAGTGCAAAAAACCCACCACAGTCGGTCCTTATTTCATGATTTTAGAAACTGGTTTTTATGTTTTTTGTGGGGCCCAATAGTTAAAATCTCATTTACTATTCCGCGTTGTTGATGCTCTAAACATCAATATTGAGTCAGTTTCTTCCCATTAATTTCTCATCATATAATAATAATACTGATGATTAATTTAATAAGTTTTAAATAAAAATATAATTCAGCCAGTCATTATATGACAAGTGTAGAAACCTTTCTGCAATCACAACGGTACATTTCTTGTCTTTTTCTTTAGTTTCACCTTCTCTATCTTAATTTTCTTATTTATTGCATTTATTTTATTCTGAGAATTTGGGTAAAACNNNNNNNNNNNNNNNNNNNNNNNNATTAAAAATGCTCTAATAGGTAGTTTTACAAGCAGACTCATAATAGAAATTTTAGCCCAGAAAACAAAGCCCAGAACCTTAAAAGATAACAATGAAGCTCGTAGTGACACGCGGTCCACACATGGTTTCGTTTCTTTAACCGAGAGAAGAGAAGGCGGTGCCGGAACTGTCTCGCCAGAATCCATCGATCTCCATCCCGTTTTTGTTTGAGACTATTTGCATGTTCTTCATACCTTTGATCGCCGTTAATCTCAAGATTGTCTTCTCCAATTGTCAGAAATTGAGATCTAGAAAAAGCTTCAGCAGAAACAAGAGAAGAATCTTGTCGGAACACTAACCCTTATGGCAGCTCCGAATCGTCTGGATTCTGACCTGAATCGCCAAAGCACGAGCCAAATCTCAGGTCTTGTTCACCGTGGAGACTTCGAGACAGTAAGCGAAGCTTGATACCACCTCCGAATCAAGAACTGAGCATGTCTAACGAAAAAGAAAATCAAAGCTCCCAACTAAACGGTATGAATCAAATCAAAACAGAAGAAGAACGAGATTAAAACTTTATTTATGTTCAATCGAAATCAGAGAGGGATAAGAGTGATAATCAGCTCTGATTTGGATGAACTTACACACCTCAAAAATCGCCAAAGCCAAAACAAAAAAAAAGTCGATCTCTCGATCGAAACTTATTTTACAATACAAAGATCATCCTCCCTCTGAAAAATTGGAATCTAGTAAGTGAGAAGGGGTGAGATACACTCTCTCTCTATAGAGTGGAGAGTCTTACAACAGTTGAACTATACTGTTTCCAACTTTTAGACACTAACTACTTGTCGTTTTATTGACATTATGTATTCCAATTGTTACATATGTTGTTGATCCATGTAATAGGACATTTTCTTCTCTCAAATTGATTTTTGAGAAAATTTCATGTTTACCATTTCTATGCTACTATTATTCATTTTTACCGTCACTAAATAAATATTTTCAAAAATACTTTCTTCATTAATTGATAAAATACTTTTATATCAGTGTTCACTATATATATATATAATAAATAATTATTTAAATAAATAAAAAATAATAAAATAATAATAATGTTTTTATGTTTTTAAATTATACTTTTTTAAATTCGATTTTTTTATAAATTTGATTTTTCTTAATTTGTTTTTCAATTTTTTTTAAATCAAAATTTATGTTTGAAACTATTTTTTAAAATATTTTTACATTTTTCTAAATATTTATTTGTATATTTATTAGAATCATAAATTTCACATTCCAAAAAATCTACCCCACTCTTCAGCTCTAAACTCTAAGTCTAGATTAGTTAACCCTAGAGGTATAAACGTTTTTTAATTTAATTAAAAGTAAAGGTAAAAGTGGTTAGTGTAAACATGAAAAGTGATAGTACGAATGTGGTATTTATGGCAATTTCTCTTAATTTTTTCGTTGTTGTCTTTTTCTTCATATGTTGCTGACTTTTTTTTTAACACCATTTATTTTTTTTAAAAATTTTTAAATTTTTAATTTATTTAAATAATTACTTATTATATATATAGAGTATGTGTGTATAAGAGTCTTTTGCCTCATAATAAAGAAAGTATTTTTGAAAATGTCTCTTTAGTGATGGTAAACATTAGTATCATCAAAGTGGTAAACATAAAAATTTCCCACGAAAAATGTATTGTTCTTATATAAAAGCACTTAAAAGCTAAAGAAGCAAAAATAGTGTGTTTACTTTTACTGTTCAAAGCTTTAAAAAAAATTTTGGGTCAATTATTTCAAAAAAATTTTGAATGTCGATGATATAAATCTCAATAATAGAACCTCCTCTTTCGTATCATATTTACAACATAGATAAATTTTTATAAATTATAATAAAATATTTTCAGATATTTGAATTCAATTTTGTTTGAAAACAACTAGAACAATTATAATTTTTAAATAAAGTAATTGGGTATAAATATCAGTAATAACATATTAAATTTCATATCCCCTATATATTAAAAGAAAAACATTGTCATTTAATACTTTCACGCTAACTTTGACACACGGCAGCCTCACACTACTTTGAAAATACGGACGCTGACGTGTCGGCTTAATAGAACTTCTCAGAAAATATCGAGTAAAAGTTTCATATTTTGCTTAGACTAAACACAACCACGTTATATGATTTAGTTCATACCAATGGGCGTGATGCGAAGCTAATTGTGGCTATACTAACCAAGTTTTGAGAAGCATAAATGTTCATAAACGATTTAGTTGATGTAATGTCATTGCTAATAGAAGAAGTTGATGCAAAGAAAAATTGATAAATCTATCATTGGCGCATAAAAGTGGTTTGTCAACTATCAAAAAAAAAATTAAAGTTGAAGGTGAAAAGCAGAGCAAAAACACCTGCTTAAACTACTGTCTACAGTGAATAAATCACACAATGACATTGCTAATAGGAGAAGTTGATGCAAAGCCAATACACTGGCGTATCGAAGTTTTTTTGTGTATTGTCAAGAAAAACAAATCAAACTATACGTCATTGCTAATACTCAAAACACGGGGGTTGCGTGAATTCATTCAACTAAAAAAACTTAATTTGATGGGATTAAGAAACTGTTGCGAGAGACTAATGAAAATAGAAGAACACCTCTAAAGCAAGCGAGACTTAATATTTCTTTATGACTCCTATAATCGGTTCTCATATATCTGACGGATTTCTCCTCTTCACTGTTTGGGAAAAAAGCTGAGAATTTCATAAGCAACAAGTTGATGAGTAGCGAAGTTGAGAAAGAGTTACTGTCATATCGTAATCTACTGTCAAGGCGGTCTTTGTCCACTTGATATCGGTTATATTGTGGTAAAGAAAGAGTTATCATTGTGAAAGGTTTTGATACACAAAAGATATTGGTTTTTACTAGACTCTCACATTGTCAAGCAGTCTCTACGAGACACTCTCACCGAAAACAAAAAAAAAGCCCGAGAAGGCTTAACCAAACAAAACAAAATAAATATGGGTTTAGAATGATAGTTATATTTTAGTAAATTTAAGAAAAAAACAACCTAAAAACGAACCGATATCCAAATTAAATAGACTTAACGTTTTCTTATCCAAAAATAACTAAATTAGTAATTTTATTATGTGCAATGTGTGAATTATAACCTAGTTTCAGATATATAATATATTCTTTTAAAATAAGATTTATATTTTTAAAAATGTATTAGTACCACTGATTTTTTAGTTTGTACAATATAAATATATTTTCTGTATTTCCCAGTTATACTATTCAGTATACATGTCACAATTCACGCTTTGTTTTAAAGCGTTTATTTTTTACCAACCGCGGTTGTTTTGTAGCATGTCTTTTTCTAAAGAGGGTGTTCGCATCCGTGCCTCTGATTCGTGTCTTTTACACTAACGTAAGCTTTTAACACATGTCATCTCGTCCCTTCTTTTTTTTTTTTTGTCAACCATCTCGTCCCTTCTTCTATTCTACCGGCTCCTCTTTGTATTATTTTAAATCATTAATGCATCTGTTGTTACACCGCAATATGATCCACAAATCTTCTTACGTCTGTTATTTCATATTTTGATTTTGTAAACAATTTCGTCTAAAATTAGTTTCAAAGAAAAAAAAAAAACAATTTCGTCTAATAATTTAGAGGAAAGTTGATATTTAAAATAAACACATACACAAGAACGCTAGCTTTATCAAAAAAAAAAAAAGAAAAAAAAAGAGCGCTAGCTATGTAATTTTTGTTTAATATGTTAAAATAATTATATTTAACTGGTCAACAATAAAATAGGATCTCCGGATAATTAGCCGCTTCTATATAAAAAGTGAGTTAGCGAAGCAGAGTGAGCCAATGCTCACCTCAGACTGATTATTATAACTCGATCGTCTTCTTCTTCGGCTTGATGGAAACAGAAAGAATGTCTCCACTCTCAGATCTCCTGAACCTCAATCTCGACACCAAGCAAATCATCGCTGAATACATATGGTTCGATCATTTTCCCTGATCATGTCACTCTTTTGTGTTTGCTTAATCGCTTGATTGCTATGTCCCGTTTTGGACATGAACACTGCTGCATCTCATCTAGATTTCTCGAACTTTTTTTTTTCTGTAGATTTCTCGATCTTACTGCATGCGTATGTTTTTTTTCTTTTTTTATTAAAGCATGCGCATGTTCTTACATGGCTCTGTTAACAACATAAAGTTTTTAATCTTGTCTTCGTGAGAACAGGATCGGTGGGTCTGGAATGGACATTAGAAGCAAAGGCAGGGTACGAATAATAATATTTACACTATTTTCTCTTTTATTTTAACTCTATAATCAAAAACTATTTTTTTAATACAGACATTACCAGGACCAGTAAGTGATCCATCAAAGCTTCCGAAATGGAACTACGATGGATCCAGCACCAATCAAGCCGCCGGAGATGACAGTGAAGTCATTCTATAGTAATCTTCTTCACATAAATTATTTTCAAGTATAATGAATTAAAACTTATTATTATTAACTATTATATTTGTTTAATGTTATTTTTGAAATGAATCTAAAAAAGTCCTCAGGCGATTTTTAAAGACCCGTTCAGGAAAGGGAATAACATTCTCGTAAGCTCATCTGATTTTCTTTAGCAAAAGATTCATCTGATTACTTTTTAGTTGGAGGATTTTATGAATTCAAAATTTCTTTAATAATTATAATTAAATCAGGTGATGTGTGATGCTTACACACCGAAAGGAGATCCAATCCCGACCAACAATAGGCACAAAGCCGTGAAAATCTTCGATCATCCCAATGTGAAGGCTGAAGAGCCTTGGTAAGATCATTCCATATTTCACTTTGAGTCTTGGTTTGGAGACGGTTTAGTTTAGGACAAATATATATTTTAGTATCTGTTAATTGTCTACAAAAATTGTTTTCTTGAAAATTGTGGTTGATTCAGTTCGGTTCGGTATGACTAATATCGGGTTAAGTTTAACTTTCGGTTCGGTGAAAACATTTGATAACCGATCGGTTGATGAATATATAATTCTTAGTTTGGTTAATTTCATAATTATAATTCGGTTTGATATTTGGATGTGTTATTTATTAGGTTTGGGATAGAGCAAGAATACACATTACTTAAGAAAGACGTCAAGTGGCCATTGGGTTGGCCCCTTGGTGGCTTTCCTGGTCCTCAGGTACACTAATGCTTAACATTTCTCCTTACAAATTCATAGACTAAACTCTTAATATGAAGAACATGTTTCTGATATCGAATATCTCTCCTCTTTTTTTGTGTGTGCGTGTTTGATGAAAACAGGGACCGTACTATTGTGCGGTCGGTGCAGACAAAGCCTTTGGTCGTGACATTGTGGATGGTCACTACAAAGCTTGTCTTTACGCTGGTTTAAGCATAGGTGGTGCCAATGGTGAAGTCATGCCTGGTCAATGGGAGTTTCAAATCAGCCCTACTGTTGGTATTGGTGCAGGTGATCAGTTATGGGTTGCTCGCTACATACTCGAGGTGAATAAAAAAACGATATACATAAAGCATTTTTGTTTCTTTGTACTAAGTAGCATTTTTTTTTTGTATTTCTCTTATGAATCATTTAGTGTTTATTTTGGCAGAGGATTACTGAGATATGCGGCGTGATTGTCTCATTTGATCCCAAACCAATCGAGGTATGGATCATCAAGACTCTTTTTTTTTTTTAGTTATCATGGATTTTTTTTGTTTGAGTTGGGTTTGTTATCTATGGCGGTTTGATAATGATTAGGGTGATTGGAACGGAGCAGCTGCTCATACAAACTTCAGTACAAAATCAATGAGGAAAGAAGGAGGATTGGACTTGATAAAAAA includes:
- the LOC106298793 gene encoding glutamine synthetase cytosolic isozyme 1-5, with translation METERMSPLSDLLNLNLDTKQIIAEYIWIGGSGMDIRSKGRTLPGPVSDPSKLPKWNYDGSSTNQAAGDDSEVILYPQAIFKDPFRKGNNILVMCDAYTPKGDPIPTNNRHKAVKIFDHPNVKAEEPWFGIEQEYTLLKKDVKWPLGWPLGGFPGPQGPYYCAVGADKAFGRDIVDGHYKACLYAGLSIGGANGEVMPGQWEFQISPTVGIGAGDQLWVARYILERITEICGVIVSFDPKPIEGDWNGAAAHTNFSTKSMRKEGGLDLIKKAIGKLEVKHKQHIAAYGEGNERRLTGKHETADINKFSWGVADRGASVRVGRDTEKEGKGYFEDRRPSSNMDPYLVTSMIAETTILG